In a genomic window of Salvelinus fontinalis isolate EN_2023a chromosome 7, ASM2944872v1, whole genome shotgun sequence:
- the LOC129858958 gene encoding noelin-3-like, with protein sequence MRVLLSVLYPVLSITVFGLYPSMTIGPKEGWQVYSSAQDTDGRCICTVVAPEQNLCSRDAKGRQLRQLLEKVQNMSQSIEVLNLRTQRDFQYVMKMENQMKGLQTTLRQIEDDRKTIITRNFQELKNKMDELQPLIPVLEQYKTDAQLISSFKEEIRNLSMVLTTIQEEMGAYDYDELYQRVLRLDSRLHNCMGKLTCGKLMKITGPVTIKTSGTRFGAWMTDPQASQRNNRVWYMDSYTNSKIVREYKTMDDFVANAVSRTYNLPFKWEGTGHVAYNGSLYYNKYQSNIIVKYSFETGRVLAQRALEYAGFHNTYPYSWGGYSDIDVMADELGMWVVYATNQNAGNIVIAQMDPDTLELQKTWNTEYSRRNAGESFMICGTLYITNSHLTGAKVYYSYSTKTSSYEYTDIPFHNQYFHISMLAYNARERALYGWNNGHQVLFNVTLFHVIKTQDDS encoded by the exons accaTCGGGCCTAAGGAGGGTTGGCAGGTGTACAGTTCAGCCCAGGATACTGACGGGCGGTGTATCTGCACGGTGGTGGCACCTGAACAGAACCTCTGCTCCAGAGACGCCAAGGGAAGACAGCTCCGCCAGCTACTGGAGAAG GTGCAGAACATGTCCCAGTCCATTGAGGTGTTGAACCTGCGGACCCAGAGGGACTTCCAGTACGTCATGAAGATGGAGAATCAGATGAAAGGGCTCCAGACCACGCTCAGACAGATAGAAGACGACAGGAAGACCATTATAACCAGGAACTTCCAG GAGCTGAAGAACAAGATGGATGAGCTGCAGCCTCTGATCCCTGTGTTGGAGCAGTACAAGACTGACGCCCAGCTCATCTCCTCCTTTAAAGAGGAGATCAGGAACCTGTCCATGGTGCTCACCACTATTCAGGAGGAGATGGGGGCATACGACTATGACGAGCTCTACCAGAGGGTCCTCAGACTGGACAGCAGGCTGCACAACTGCATGGGCAAACTCA CATGTGGGAAATTAATGAAAATCACTGGACCTGTAACAATAAAGACATCTGGCACCCGGTTTGGAGCATGGATGACTGACCCACAGGCCTCTCAGAGGAACAACAGG GTCTGGTACATGGACAGCTACACCAACAGTAAGATTGTCCGTGAGTACAAGACCATGGACGACTTTGTAGCTAACGCGGTGTCGCGAACCTACAACCTCCCGTTTAAATGGGAGGGAACCGGTCACGTGGCGTACAATGGATCTCTGTACTACAATAAGTATCAGAGCAACATCATCGTCAAGTACAGTTTTGAGACGGGTCGGGTGTTGGCTCAGCGGGCTCTGGAGTACGCCGGCTTCCACAATACCTACCCCTACTCCTGGGGAGGATACTCTGACATCGATGTCATGGCCGACGAACTGGGCATGTGGGTAGTGTACGCAACCAATCAGAACGCGGGAAATATCGTCATCGCCCAGATGGACCCGGACACCCTGGAACTCCAGAAGACTTGGAACACGGAATATTCCAGACGGAACGCGGGGGAATCCTTTATGATCTGCGGAACACTCTACATCACCAACTCTCACCTGACGGGTGCTAAGGTCTACTACTCGTACTCCACCAAGACCTCCAGCTATGAGTACACAGACATCCCCTTCCACAACCAGTACTTTCACATCTCCATGCTGGCCTATAACGCCAGGGAGAGGGCCCTCTATGGCTGGAACAATGGACACCAGGTGCTGTTCAATGTCACTCTGTTCCACGTCATCAAAACCCAAGACGACTCCTAG